From Bacteroidota bacterium, one genomic window encodes:
- a CDS encoding phage integrase N-terminal SAM-like domain-containing protein produces MSTLRNNMIQQMELKGFSPLTIKVYIFHLLQLSKHFNTSPDLLSVEQIRTYLHQTVAEKMQQVLDEPDGERPEDFIL; encoded by the coding sequence ATGAGCACATTACGGAACAACATGATTCAGCAGATGGAGTTGAAGGGCTTCAGTCCCCTGACCATTAAAGTTTACATTTTCCATCTTCTACAACTGAGCAAACATTTTAACACCTCGCCGGATTTACTTTCTGTGGAACAGATCCGGACGTATTTACATCAGACGGTCGCCGAAAAAATGCAGCAGGTCCTGGATGAACCAGATGGTGAGCGCCCTGAAGATTTTATATTGTGA
- a CDS encoding Rrf2 family transcriptional regulator has product MFSKACEYGIKASIFIAQQSLLDRKVNLREIAEAIESPTAYTSKILQKLSRQKIINTDKGPTGGFSMDKVKLEKIKLSSIICAIDGENIYNDCGLGLKKCNEKMPCPVHNQFIVIREELKKMSETTTIKSLTIDFDNGLTFLKR; this is encoded by the coding sequence ATGTTTTCAAAAGCTTGTGAATATGGAATTAAGGCATCAATTTTTATTGCTCAACAATCACTCTTAGACAGAAAAGTGAATTTGAGAGAAATTGCTGAAGCTATTGAATCACCAACAGCTTACACGTCAAAAATTCTACAAAAACTATCTAGACAAAAAATTATTAATACCGATAAGGGACCAACTGGTGGCTTTTCTATGGATAAAGTTAAATTAGAAAAAATAAAACTAAGTTCTATTATATGTGCTATTGACGGTGAAAATATTTATAATGATTGTGGATTAGGATTAAAAAAATGTAATGAAAAAATGCCTTGTCCGGTGCATAATCAATTTATAGTAATAAGAGAGGAACTGAAAAAAATGAGTGAAACGACAACCATTAAATCATTAACAATCGATTTCGATAACGGATTAACTTTTTTAAAACGATAA
- a CDS encoding IS91 family transposase, protein MRRQWDPLDLPRAPREKKLPVILSRDEVSRIIQVTENIKHRAVLMLTYSAGLRLHEVKSLKLSDIDSARMMVRVVQSKGDKDRYTILSPLALKMLREYWNRYRPGVWLFETRPGKAMADRTAQLIFKHSLQKAGIKKAASFHTLRHSFATHLMEQGVSLPIIQQLLGHSSLKTTSGYLHVQQYSVDAVKKSARYSFALILWVMESVPVPAATVGEVFSLFGEQYRHAHKLPVQQRKTMFALQQCRTAALGGHVDICNSCGHTRVFYNSCRNRHCPRCQGLKKIQWVDRLSSHLLPVRYFHIVFTLPSELNRLSLVNQKCVYNILFKAASESLLTLAKDQKYLHALTGMVAVLHTWGQNLMEHPHLHTLVPAGGWSEVAQSWKASRKKFFLPVKVISALFKGKFLSLLKAAYQTGELKFEGEIKPLKQKESFKQLLNTLYQKPWVVYAKKPFRNSAAIVNYLARYTHRVAIDNSRILSVEDGQVSFRWKDYKNQGAKGTMKLSGEEFIRRFLLHVLPKGFCKIRYYGIFASRIRKTMLHQCKKATGLIPPKSKFAGLDWKAVLLLAYTIDVSHCPVCKNGTMELHRTFKSLRSPPGLIR, encoded by the coding sequence TTGCGAAGGCAGTGGGACCCACTTGATTTACCCCGTGCGCCACGGGAGAAAAAACTGCCGGTAATTTTATCGAGAGATGAGGTCAGCAGGATTATTCAGGTGACGGAGAACATAAAACACCGTGCTGTGCTGATGCTCACCTACTCGGCCGGATTGCGATTGCATGAGGTAAAGAGTTTAAAGCTCAGCGATATTGATTCCGCGCGCATGATGGTGCGTGTGGTGCAATCAAAAGGTGACAAAGACCGGTATACAATTTTATCACCCCTAGCATTGAAGATGCTCCGGGAGTATTGGAACCGTTACCGTCCGGGAGTCTGGCTTTTTGAAACGCGTCCCGGAAAAGCCATGGCTGACCGAACAGCACAATTGATTTTTAAACATTCGCTCCAGAAAGCCGGAATAAAAAAGGCGGCCAGCTTTCATACCCTGCGCCATAGTTTTGCCACGCACTTGATGGAACAGGGCGTTTCACTGCCAATCATTCAGCAATTGCTCGGACACAGCTCGCTGAAAACAACGAGTGGTTATTTGCATGTTCAGCAATACTCGGTGGATGCGGTAAAAAAGTCCGCTCGATACTCTTTCGCTTTAATCCTGTGGGTCATGGAATCTGTTCCAGTTCCTGCAGCCACTGTCGGAGAAGTGTTCTCTTTATTTGGAGAGCAGTACAGGCATGCGCACAAATTGCCGGTGCAACAACGTAAAACAATGTTTGCACTCCAGCAATGTCGTACCGCCGCATTGGGCGGTCATGTAGACATCTGTAACAGCTGCGGTCACACACGGGTGTTTTACAATTCCTGTCGTAACAGGCATTGCCCCCGGTGTCAGGGATTAAAAAAGATCCAATGGGTTGACCGCCTCAGTTCACATCTATTACCGGTACGCTATTTTCATATTGTATTTACGCTTCCCTCCGAGCTCAACCGGCTGAGTCTGGTCAATCAGAAATGTGTGTACAATATCCTCTTTAAAGCCGCCTCGGAAAGTTTGCTCACCCTGGCAAAGGATCAAAAGTATCTGCATGCGCTCACCGGGATGGTGGCCGTGCTGCACACCTGGGGACAGAATCTGATGGAGCATCCGCACCTGCATACACTCGTTCCCGCCGGTGGTTGGAGTGAAGTAGCGCAATCCTGGAAAGCTTCAAGGAAAAAGTTTTTTCTTCCGGTAAAGGTCATCTCTGCATTGTTTAAGGGTAAATTCCTTTCGCTGCTTAAAGCCGCATACCAGACCGGTGAGCTGAAATTTGAAGGGGAGATAAAACCCTTAAAACAAAAGGAAAGTTTTAAGCAACTGCTCAACACCCTATATCAAAAACCATGGGTTGTCTATGCGAAAAAACCGTTCAGGAACTCCGCGGCAATTGTGAATTACCTGGCACGGTACACCCATCGCGTGGCCATCGACAATAGCCGGATCCTGAGCGTAGAAGATGGACAGGTGAGTTTTCGTTGGAAAGACTACAAAAATCAGGGAGCAAAAGGCACAATGAAGTTAAGCGGAGAAGAATTTATCCGTCGTTTCCTGCTGCATGTACTTCCGAAAGGCTTTTGCAAAATCCGTTACTATGGAATTTTCGCATCGCGCATCCGAAAGACGATGCTACACCAATGCAAAAAAGCCACCGGGTTAATTCCTCCCAAATCCAAATTCGCGGGACTTGACTGGAAAGCCGTATTACTGCTGGCCTATACGATTGATGTATCCCATTGTCCTGTTTGTAAAAACGGAACGATGGAGTTGCACCGCACGTTTAAAAGTCTCCGTTCACCGCCAGGGCTCATCAGGTGA
- a CDS encoding efflux RND transporter permease subunit has product MNITEISIKRPSLIIVLFSVFTLLGFIGYKNLSYELMPDFNQPVVVIKTVYPGAEPNEVETSVSRKIEDALSNLEGVDYLVTKSLPNASIIIANLKYGTDLDKTMQDAQRYIDNIRKDLPQDILSPVMSKVSPNDLPIMSISATSNLSATEFYQKMKDDYLPQIQQIKGVAEITILGGEEREIQVKVNQDKLKLYKISMVQVVEAINRSGLDLPAGKVQTEKESNSVRLTGKFTSLEDIKNVQVAMPVLGSPVYVKDIANVIDGIKETTSISRYNGKNGIGLMLKKQGDANAVDVSKLVRAKFKSIEQQNANSGVKFIIADDSTDNTIAAVNSVVFDLILAVILVSLVMLLFLRSFRNSLIVIVAIPTSLVTAFAVMWLLGYTLNLMTLLAMSLIIGILVDDAVVVLENIQKHLDKGKDKRTAAMDGRMEIGFAALSITLVDVVVFLPILFLQVFVADMLKQFSVVVVTSTLTSLLVGFTLTPWLASRIGKKEDLQPTNFFNRFLLWFEHQLEKFTNWYGRQLEWVLSHKLIFTGIVLLLFIMTLGIMKQGIIGKELISTGDQGKFRMALEFDKSTSIQQNNLIAQKIETYIIQQPEVATVFSNIGGPSTGIGSLGVGSANKTEFTIQLKSKKELKNVPTETFMKKLREDLKTKFPSINYSMAALGLIPRSAPIEITLSGSNLDLLMQSGNDLKVIIEKIPGADNVRLSVEAGSPEYKIIPDKDKMQRLGLTTAYVGLNLRTAFTGNDDATLTDNGTEYPVRIWLDEFSRQNFEDVQQLSIINPMGLPFEVSQFATVQQDNSPSLLERKDRQAAVTLTSDALGRPSGTVADDVVAYLKENPLPNGIQMTWGSDIKRQNDSFGALGSVLLISFLLIYLIMVALYDSFVYPFVVLFSIPVAAIGAFFALNLSLSNLSLFALLGLIMLMGLVVKNAILIVDFTNQLKAEGKHFKEALIIAGKGRMRPILMTTLSMVVGMLPIAMATGTAAEWKNGLAWVIIGGLLSSLILTVFLVPMVYYLVDTAKEKINRKK; this is encoded by the coding sequence ATGAATATTACAGAAATTTCAATCAAACGACCTTCGCTAATAATAGTGCTGTTCAGCGTATTTACTTTATTAGGTTTTATCGGCTATAAAAATTTGAGCTATGAATTAATGCCCGACTTTAATCAGCCCGTAGTTGTAATCAAAACAGTTTATCCAGGTGCTGAACCCAACGAAGTAGAAACATCGGTTTCACGAAAAATAGAAGATGCCTTATCCAATTTGGAGGGTGTAGATTACTTGGTTACAAAGTCATTGCCGAATGCCTCTATTATTATCGCCAATCTAAAATACGGAACGGATTTAGATAAAACAATGCAAGATGCTCAACGCTATATTGACAATATCCGCAAAGATTTACCACAGGACATTTTAAGCCCTGTAATGAGTAAAGTATCGCCAAATGATTTGCCGATAATGTCCATCAGTGCAACAAGTAATTTGTCTGCCACTGAGTTTTATCAAAAAATGAAAGATGATTATCTGCCACAAATTCAACAAATAAAAGGAGTAGCAGAGATTACCATTTTAGGAGGAGAAGAAAGAGAAATACAAGTAAAAGTAAATCAGGACAAACTGAAACTTTACAAAATTTCAATGGTTCAGGTTGTTGAAGCAATTAATCGTTCGGGCTTAGACTTACCTGCTGGAAAAGTGCAAACCGAAAAAGAAAGTAATTCAGTTCGTTTAACCGGAAAATTTACATCGTTAGAAGACATTAAAAACGTTCAAGTGGCAATGCCTGTTTTAGGTAGTCCTGTTTATGTAAAAGATATTGCGAATGTTATTGATGGTATAAAAGAGACAACCTCAATCAGTCGTTACAATGGGAAAAACGGTATTGGTTTAATGTTGAAGAAACAAGGTGATGCAAATGCTGTTGATGTTTCAAAATTAGTTCGTGCAAAATTTAAATCCATTGAACAACAAAATGCAAATTCAGGTGTAAAATTTATTATTGCAGATGATAGCACCGACAATACAATTGCGGCAGTTAATTCTGTAGTTTTTGATTTGATTTTAGCCGTGATTTTGGTTTCATTGGTAATGCTTTTGTTCCTGAGAAGTTTTAGAAACTCATTAATTGTAATTGTTGCCATTCCGACTTCTTTAGTTACCGCATTTGCAGTAATGTGGCTTTTGGGTTACACACTCAATTTAATGACTTTGCTTGCTATGTCTTTAATCATTGGGATTTTGGTAGATGATGCGGTTGTAGTATTGGAAAATATTCAAAAACATTTAGACAAAGGAAAAGACAAGCGAACTGCTGCAATGGATGGTCGTATGGAAATTGGCTTTGCTGCATTGTCAATCACATTGGTTGACGTAGTGGTATTTTTACCAATTCTATTTTTACAAGTATTTGTTGCCGATATGCTCAAGCAGTTTTCGGTGGTCGTAGTAACTTCTACGCTCACAAGTTTATTAGTAGGTTTTACACTTACACCTTGGTTGGCTTCAAGAATTGGAAAGAAAGAAGATTTACAACCAACTAATTTTTTTAATCGCTTTTTGCTTTGGTTTGAACATCAATTAGAAAAATTCACCAATTGGTATGGCAGACAATTAGAATGGGTTTTGAGCCATAAATTAATTTTTACAGGAATTGTTTTGTTACTTTTTATAATGACTTTAGGCATTATGAAACAAGGTATTATTGGTAAAGAATTAATTTCAACAGGCGACCAAGGAAAGTTCAGAATGGCTTTAGAGTTTGACAAATCCACTTCCATTCAGCAAAATAACTTAATTGCTCAAAAAATTGAAACCTACATTATTCAACAACCCGAAGTAGCAACCGTATTCAGCAACATTGGCGGACCAAGCACAGGTATTGGAAGTTTGGGTGTTGGTTCTGCAAACAAAACAGAATTTACAATTCAATTAAAATCTAAAAAAGAACTTAAAAATGTGCCGACAGAAACATTTATGAAAAAACTTCGTGAGGATTTGAAAACAAAATTTCCAAGTATAAATTATTCAATGGCAGCTTTAGGTTTAATACCTCGTTCTGCACCAATTGAAATCACTTTGAGCGGAAGTAATTTGGATTTGTTGATGCAAAGCGGAAATGACCTAAAAGTAATTATTGAAAAAATTCCCGGTGCTGATAATGTTCGCTTATCCGTTGAAGCAGGAAGTCCCGAATACAAAATAATTCCCGACAAAGACAAAATGCAACGATTAGGTTTAACAACCGCTTATGTTGGATTGAACCTAAGAACTGCATTTACAGGAAATGATGATGCCACACTTACCGATAACGGAACAGAATATCCCGTAAGAATTTGGTTGGATGAATTTAGTCGACAGAATTTTGAAGATGTTCAACAACTTTCCATTATTAACCCAATGGGATTACCATTTGAAGTTTCTCAATTTGCAACCGTTCAGCAAGACAATTCTCCGTCCTTGTTAGAAAGAAAAGACCGACAAGCAGCCGTTACATTGACTTCTGATGCTTTAGGCAGACCATCAGGAACGGTAGCAGACGATGTAGTAGCTTATCTCAAAGAAAATCCGCTGCCAAACGGAATACAAATGACTTGGGGTAGCGACATCAAAAGACAGAATGATAGCTTCGGTGCATTAGGTTCAGTTTTACTCATTTCTTTTTTGTTGATTTACCTGATTATGGTAGCACTTTATGACAGTTTTGTTTATCCATTTGTTGTATTGTTTTCTATTCCTGTAGCAGCAATTGGGGCATTTTTTGCATTGAATTTGTCGTTAAGCAATTTGAGTTTATTCGCCTTACTTGGTTTAATTATGCTAATGGGATTGGTAGTAAAAAACGCAATTCTAATTGTGGATTTCACCAATCAATTAAAAGCAGAAGGCAAACATTTCAAAGAAGCATTAATCATTGCAGGAAAAGGTCGTATGCGACCAATTCTAATGACAACGCTTTCAATGGTTGTCGGTATGCTCCCTATCGCAATGGCAACTGGAACAGCAGCCGAATGGAAAAACGGATTAGCTTGGGTTATTATTGGCGGACTACTTTCCTCATTAATTTTGACCGTTTTTTTAGTTCCGATGGTCTATTATTTAGTTGACACAGCGAAAGAAAAAATAAATCGTAAAAAATAA
- a CDS encoding PepSY-like domain-containing protein: protein MKKVIYLLLTAALMSNAVCAQKISADKVPAAVTSAFKAKFPNATKISWEMENANEYEAGFKLNGEEVSANFDNTGKWLETETEIKISALPASIQSVLSKDFAGFKINEASKIESVKNGNCFEAEIEKGEETFDVLFTADGKMLSKTKMEKEKGDKD, encoded by the coding sequence ATGAAAAAAGTAATTTATCTGCTGCTTACAGCGGCACTAATGAGTAATGCGGTTTGTGCTCAAAAAATATCTGCCGACAAAGTTCCTGCTGCCGTTACTTCAGCATTCAAAGCAAAGTTTCCAAATGCAACTAAAATAAGTTGGGAAATGGAAAACGCAAACGAGTATGAAGCAGGTTTCAAACTAAATGGCGAAGAAGTTTCTGCCAATTTTGACAACACAGGAAAATGGTTAGAAACAGAAACAGAAATTAAAATTTCTGCCTTGCCAGCTTCTATTCAATCAGTATTAAGCAAAGATTTTGCAGGTTTCAAAATCAACGAAGCAAGCAAAATTGAAAGTGTAAAAAACGGAAACTGTTTTGAAGCCGAGATTGAAAAAGGCGAAGAAACTTTTGATGTTCTGTTTACGGCTGACGGTAAAATGTTGAGCAAAACAAAAATGGAGAAAGAAAAAGGAGACAAAGATTAA
- a CDS encoding DUF2141 domain-containing protein → MKTAIIILIAFALSLTLYSFAKPNADTYSLTIEVKNLRNAKGVVQFALYNKDGSIPDEDYENYYKILKGEIVNNSSTITFKNIPSGKYAVNILHDENKNGKIDKGFILPIEGIGFSNFQSIGLTNRPNFSKASFDVKENKTISVKVIYM, encoded by the coding sequence ATGAAAACAGCAATCATAATACTAATCGCATTTGCGTTATCACTTACACTTTATTCATTTGCCAAACCCAATGCAGATACTTATTCCTTAACCATAGAGGTAAAGAATTTACGGAATGCAAAGGGAGTAGTTCAATTTGCACTATATAACAAAGACGGCTCAATTCCTGATGAAGATTATGAGAATTATTACAAAATTCTAAAAGGAGAAATTGTGAATAATTCATCTACAATAACTTTTAAAAATATTCCATCAGGAAAATATGCAGTTAACATTTTACACGATGAAAACAAGAACGGTAAAATTGACAAAGGCTTTATTTTACCAATAGAAGGTATAGGCTTTTCAAATTTTCAATCCATAGGTTTAACAAACAGACCGAACTTTTCAAAAGCCAGTTTTGATGTAAAAGAAAATAAAACAATCAGTGTAAAGGTGATTTATATGTAG
- a CDS encoding hemerythrin domain-containing protein, giving the protein MKTMKPIKREEYLKALSREHHHSLLLCWKIKTGFTKGVSITRMKLYIDWFFKNHLQPHFELEEKYIFPILGNENVLIKQAIEEHKIISRLFCDTSHIETSIKQIQEDLEKHVRFEERVLFDEIQKVASSENMEEIIKLHTNEKFIENTTDVFWE; this is encoded by the coding sequence ATAAAAACTATGAAACCCATAAAAAGAGAAGAATATCTAAAAGCATTGAGCAGAGAACACCATCACAGTTTATTACTCTGCTGGAAAATTAAAACCGGTTTTACTAAAGGTGTTTCAATTACACGTATGAAATTATATATTGATTGGTTTTTTAAAAATCATTTACAGCCACATTTTGAATTAGAAGAGAAATATATTTTCCCTATACTAGGTAATGAAAATGTTCTAATCAAACAAGCTATCGAAGAACACAAAATAATTTCCCGTTTATTTTGCGATACTTCTCATATTGAAACTTCCATAAAGCAAATACAAGAAGATTTAGAAAAACACGTTCGATTTGAAGAAAGAGTTTTGTTTGATGAAATTCAAAAGGTTGCTTCTTCTGAAAATATGGAAGAGATCATAAAACTTCATACAAACGAAAAATTCATTGAAAACACAACGGATGTATTTTGGGAATAA
- a CDS encoding cupin, protein MKSNDNPKMTRLDLGNTFKVLQVTGSAGMNMPEHVSTKEAVIIIQKGQAILKLKGIDHVLELNKSFVVPAGQKHELQITEDFQAVVIMEIESEIKFINN, encoded by the coding sequence ATGAAATCAAATGATAATCCAAAAATGACACGTCTTGATTTAGGAAATACATTCAAGGTATTGCAAGTAACCGGAAGTGCTGGAATGAATATGCCAGAACATGTAAGCACTAAAGAGGCTGTAATTATTATTCAAAAAGGCCAGGCTATTTTAAAACTGAAAGGAATTGACCATGTGTTAGAATTAAACAAATCTTTCGTTGTACCAGCAGGGCAAAAACACGAGTTACAAATAACTGAAGATTTTCAGGCCGTAGTAATCATGGAAATAGAGTCTGAAATAAAATTTATAAACAATTAA